ACGTGTGACAGCAGGTTGCAGAGGATGTACGCGCATGATCATGATGATCCGAGTCGAATGTCTCACCGGCAAATTCCTCATGCAGACGACGGGTGGCATGTTGGTCAATGTCAATCATGATGGCATCAGCTTGGCAGAAGTTGTTCTCTCCCCAAAAGTTGCAGTTGGAGACGCTGCATTTGACAATTGGTTTGTCTTGGCTCATTTTTTATCACCTCGACTACTATTGTCTCCCCGCCACAAACCCGATATTCTCCGCTAAAATGCCAGATGATGACATGATCTCACCTCGTCTGATTCTCACTAAAAACACAAAAAAACCGCCACAAGGGCGGTTTCGTCCAATATCATATTAAGGTTTAAAACGTAAATTAAGCGTGATTCCGTTGATTTTGCATACGGCGCTGAGTCAGGTAATCACTTTCATAATATGCCAGATCATCGCGCAATTCTTCGTACGTTTTGGAAATCTCAAGAATGACATCCCGCACTGCACGAATTGGCTTGTCACGAAAACGAATAGCATCTTGTCCTGTGTAAGCGTATCTTCCGTCTTCGGAATAACATTCATTTTTGGGATAGAAAAAGCTGTTTACGCATTGGTGATACGTATTATAAAGAGCCTTTTCGGCAAAATCGACATCAAAGTTGGCACGACGCAGCACAACGCCAAGTTTTTCGTAAGAAACCTCAGAAAAAACGAGCAAATGACGGAGATCTGAAAGAAATCCTTTGTAGAAGGTTGTTGATTCTTCCGTCTGATTCTGATCCAGTTCAGGCAAAGCATTCTCATTCAAAAATTTTTCAATCCGATCGATAGCCGGTTTTAACTTTTCCCTAGTTGACTCACATGTTTTCTGTACATTGGCTGCTGACATAAAGGTAGCTCCCCCTTAAATAAGTCCTTACATATAGGTCGGCCAACGGTGGTTTTCCCCTGACCTTTGAATTCTCAGCTATAATCCTACCATAAAAAGATGACGAGCGGTATCCCTTAATCATGCTTTCCGTTTCTGCCATTAAACATGCCTATTATAAGCAGTCAGACTCGAACTCGCTTGCATAAAACGTTCCGCTTTTTCTAACGATAGATATAACCAGTGACAACGATGAAGCACTGTTAATGATTGTCCATAATGAACGAAGGAGGTTCCATCCACCATGTCCAGACCGAAATGGATTAACTGGGCCCTAGCAGCTGGTGCGGGAGCACTCGCTCTGACACTTCTGCTTCCAACATCAAATCGTCCCGAACCCAAGCCTAGTGCCCTGTCTGATTCTGCTCATGAAGAGCACACGAGTAAACAGCGTCTGAAAGTGCAGGATGTCAAAGCGACCGATCTTCTGACCCGCATGGATGCCAAGCAGCATCTCAGTATCATGCTGGAAAAAACCGCCACAATGAATGCTGCGCAGGTGAGTCGATATGTGAATGATCTCCGAGGTTCACATGAACATATCAAATCCATTCATCTCATGAACATCAATGGCTCATTCAATAAACCGTTTGATCAGGCTTCCACACAAGGAAGCAAGTTGGAACAACAGAAGCTTCAACATGCGCTGAACCTTGCCAAAAAAGCGGTAAACAAACGTCAAAGTTTTGAATCCTCTTCTTTTCCTTTGGGAAAAGAAAAATATTTTGTTATGGGGCAACCCTCCAAAGATGGCAAAAGAGCGGTAATTGCCTTGTTCAGCCAGAACGTATTAAATGCTGTTGAAGAACATCAGCGCAAAAATCTGCGCATGATCCCTTATCCGCGTGAGGGTAAATTCAAAATTGAGTCTGTTCACCCGGATACACTTAACGAAATCACAGTGAAAACCGGACATGATAACGCCAATGCCAGTCATTTTTACGAAAATGAAATTGTCATCCGTTTTCGCCAGGATCCCGGTGAACGTGATATGCGTATCATTAAATCTGATCTAAGGTCTAACTCAATACGCAAGCTGGGATACACGTATGTTTTTCGGTCAGAAAACATGAGTTACAAGCAATTGCATAGCTATTTCGAAAGCAAATGGAATCCACTCTATATGGAGCCCCACTACATGTATTTAACCAATGATACCGTAACTGAACAAACCGATGTAACGATACCCAATGACATTTTGTTCTCCGATTATCAGTGGAACCTGCCTGCAATTGAGACAAACAGAGGTTGGAATATTACCAGAGGAAACAAAGATGTCATCGTTGCAGTGGTCGACACGGGGGTTGATATGAATCACCCTGACCTGAAGGGCAAGCTCCTTGATGGTTATAATGTGGTTGAACCGGGTAGCAAACCGATGGATGATGTGGGACATGGCACACACGTCGCAGGCATTATCGGCGCTATTGTCAACAATAATGAAGGCGTGGCAGGCATGAGCTGGTATAACAAGGTACTACCGGTTAAAGTACTCGACAACTCGGGTTCTGGTACCACGTATGCCGTTGCCGAAGGCATCATCTGGGCAGCCGATCATGGAGCCAAAGTGATCAACATGAGTCTGGGCAATTATGCTGATGCACAATTTCTTCATGATGCCATTAAATATGCTTTTGACCGGGATATCGTCCTGATTGCAGCAACAGGGAACGATAATACAGAGCGTCCAGGATACCCTGCTGCTTATCCGGAAGTATTTGCCGTATCTGCTACGGACCCGGATATGAGCAAAGCTTCCTATTCCAACTATGGGGATTATGTGGATGTGATGGCCCCGGGGTCCAGTATCGCCAGTACCTATCCAAACAATCAGTATGCGGCCTTGTCTGGAACGTCCATGGCTAGCCCCCATGTAGCCGCACTTGCAGGTTTGATTCGTTCGTTAAACCCGGATTTGACCAACACGGAAGTGATGGATTTGATGCGACAAAGTGTTATTGACCTCGGTGATCCGGGTCACGATAAGTATTTCGGCTATGGCCAAATCGATGTCTATAAGGCATTGCAAGCCGCATCAGGCAACAGCGCTCCTTTGCAGTTCTGGCCGCAACATGTCAGACAACAAATGGATAATACAATGAAAAAGTATACCCAGTAACCGTAACGACTCTACTCCGTAAAAATACAAAAGCAGCTGCGCCCCGGGGCGTACGCTGCTCTTTGGTTTATATCCAATTTCCCCGGGGCACCCGCTGCGATTAGCGCTTGCGAGAAGACGTGCGGGCTTTACTTGATTTTTTCACGGACTTTTTCTTCGGATTGTGACTGGAAACATAACAAGGGTCCTCTTCTTTGACAACTACAGGGTACATGTGGTGGTGAATCGGAACACAGTGATGTTTTTTGATCACTTCAATCGGGTGGATGACAGGTACGATCTGTGGGATGTAGTAATCCTCAACAACCTGGATCGGGTCACAGACAATCGGGCAAAGCGGTGGACAGTAATGGTTCATTTCAAAACCAACTCCCTTTCTGGTGATACTATAACCTATTGCAGCAGGTCGAAAGTGGATTGGATGTATGTCCATACTCCGAAAAATTATATGAGCGGTAGCCTGTCCGCCACTGTCCCACCCTGCCCAGGTGATACGCTGTCAATGACTCCGCAAAGCACACGAAGGCCTTCACACAAAAGCTCAACGTTTGTTACAGTGAAGCAGATACGCAGACTTGGTGTATCCATCTCCCCTACATAACAGGCGGAACCAGGGAGGAAAGAGACCCCTGCAGAAAGTGATTGATGATGCAGCTCACGCATATCCAAGTTACTCGGGAGTTGGAGCCACAGATTGAGTCCTCCCTCCGGCAAGCGCCATTGCATTCCCATAGGAGCATGCTCTTCCAGCACTTCAGATGCTGCGCACAAACGAGAATACAATTCATCCCTCAATCGGGATACATAAGCACCGTACTGATTCTGAATAAAAGATTGCAATGCCTTTTGTGTAAGCAGTGGACTGCCCAAGTCTGCCGTAGATTTCGCAGCCACAAGTCGGGTCAATACACTTCCGTCTGCGATGGCACAGGCTATACGGCAACCTGGAGAGAGCACCTTGCTGAAGCTTTTGATATATACGACATGACCTGTCCCATCCATCGATTTAATGGAAGCTGGCGGAGGGTCCCGAAAATAAAGATCTGCAAACGGGTCATCCTCCAAAATGAGGCAGTGGTAGCTTTGCGCAAGATTCAGAAGTTGTGCTCGCCTTCTTGCACTCATCGTAATACCTGTTGGATTGTGATAGGTCGGGATCGTATAGATCAGCTTGGGCGGATAGGTATCACATAACCGGGTCAACAGATCGATACGCATGCCTTCATCATCCATCGGAACTGTAATGATCTTCGCGCCTCTACTCGTAAATACATCAATGGCGCCGGTATAGCTTGGTGCCTCCATGTATACAACATCCCCAGGTCCAACAAAAGTCCGTGCCACAAGATCAATTCCCTGCTGAGCACCACTTGTAATTAGCATGCGTTCAGGTACCACCTGTAGTCCACGCTCGGCAAAATGTTCGGCGAAAACCTGTCTTAACTCCCGATCTCCCTGAAAAGATCCATACGCCGCCATACGCTCAGCATGATCAGAGGAAAGCCGGTAGGCACTGTCGATAATCTCGCGTGTAGGTAGCAGTTCAGGCTGAATCGCTGACATATGAAGTTCATACCGCACTTGAGGGGACGTATCAAAATGTCTCCAGAGCTGCGCTCGCGGTAAATAATCCACGAGTGCCATCTGCCAATTCCATGATGTACTGGATTCACTGTTGGCATGGTTACGCTTGGCTCGGTCAAGATCCTCCATCGGATCTTCGTTTAATGTACCTCTTACATAACAACCTTTCCCCTGGGAGCAGGTGATCAATTGAATCGCTTCAAGTTCAGCATACGCTTTGGATACAGTGACCAGGCTAACACCCAAATCCGCGGTCATTTTACGAACAGAAGGAAGTCGGGTTCCTGGTTCAATGAGTCCTGATCTGATGCGATCGGCAATCGTTAGCGCAATCTGGACGTACAATTTTGTACTGCTTCCCCTTTTTAATTCGATATGCATGGTTGCTCCCCCAACTGTTATGATCTTCATTTTACTGTTATAGTGCAGTCCGTCTATTATAGTTTATAATATCAGTATAACAGTGAATAACAGGAGATGAGAATAACATGAGTATCCCTTGGTCCAAAATGGCACAAAACACCCCGTCCTCTGTCGTTCGCGACATGCTCCAGGCCGCTCAGGCACCTGGAATGATCTCACTAGCCGGTGGATTACCAGCCCAGACTTCTTTCCCGCTGGAAGCCATTCGCGTTGCGTATGAAAAAGTATTTATGAGCGGAGCAGCCGCTCTTCAATATGCGGAGACTGAGGGTTACCGTCCTCTTCGCGCCAAAATCGCCGAACGTCTTGAATCCAAGGGCATTCCCGCTTCACCCGATCACATGCTTCTCACTACCGGTTCACAGCAATCCATTGACTTGGTTTGCCGCATTCTTCTCGACCCGGGTGACCGCGTATTGGTTGAATCACCAACCTACCTCGCTGCTCTGCAAGTCATTCATTCCTATCAAGCTGAATCTCACGGCGTAACCTGTGATGATCACGGAATGTTGCCTGAATCTCTGGAAGAACAGCTCCAGTTGCATCGTCCAAAACTCGTCTATATTAACCCAACGTTCTCCAATCCTACGGGAAAAGTATGGTCACGAGAAAGAAGACAGCAGGCTGTAGATCTGTGCCGCAAGTACGGTGTACTTATTCTGGAAGATGATCCCTATGGTGAAATCCGGTTCAATCCGGAGCAATTGGATGTCCCTGCTCTCGCAG
The window above is part of the Paenibacillus sp. 1781tsa1 genome. Proteins encoded here:
- a CDS encoding PLP-dependent aminotransferase family protein; protein product: MHIELKRGSSTKLYVQIALTIADRIRSGLIEPGTRLPSVRKMTADLGVSLVTVSKAYAELEAIQLITCSQGKGCYVRGTLNEDPMEDLDRAKRNHANSESSTSWNWQMALVDYLPRAQLWRHFDTSPQVRYELHMSAIQPELLPTREIIDSAYRLSSDHAERMAAYGSFQGDRELRQVFAEHFAERGLQVVPERMLITSGAQQGIDLVARTFVGPGDVVYMEAPSYTGAIDVFTSRGAKIITVPMDDEGMRIDLLTRLCDTYPPKLIYTIPTYHNPTGITMSARRRAQLLNLAQSYHCLILEDDPFADLYFRDPPPASIKSMDGTGHVVYIKSFSKVLSPGCRIACAIADGSVLTRLVAAKSTADLGSPLLTQKALQSFIQNQYGAYVSRLRDELYSRLCAASEVLEEHAPMGMQWRLPEGGLNLWLQLPSNLDMRELHHQSLSAGVSFLPGSACYVGEMDTPSLRICFTVTNVELLCEGLRVLCGVIDSVSPGQGGTVADRLPLI
- a CDS encoding S8 family peptidase yields the protein MSRPKWINWALAAGAGALALTLLLPTSNRPEPKPSALSDSAHEEHTSKQRLKVQDVKATDLLTRMDAKQHLSIMLEKTATMNAAQVSRYVNDLRGSHEHIKSIHLMNINGSFNKPFDQASTQGSKLEQQKLQHALNLAKKAVNKRQSFESSSFPLGKEKYFVMGQPSKDGKRAVIALFSQNVLNAVEEHQRKNLRMIPYPREGKFKIESVHPDTLNEITVKTGHDNANASHFYENEIVIRFRQDPGERDMRIIKSDLRSNSIRKLGYTYVFRSENMSYKQLHSYFESKWNPLYMEPHYMYLTNDTVTEQTDVTIPNDILFSDYQWNLPAIETNRGWNITRGNKDVIVAVVDTGVDMNHPDLKGKLLDGYNVVEPGSKPMDDVGHGTHVAGIIGAIVNNNEGVAGMSWYNKVLPVKVLDNSGSGTTYAVAEGIIWAADHGAKVINMSLGNYADAQFLHDAIKYAFDRDIVLIAATGNDNTERPGYPAAYPEVFAVSATDPDMSKASYSNYGDYVDVMAPGSSIASTYPNNQYAALSGTSMASPHVAALAGLIRSLNPDLTNTEVMDLMRQSVIDLGDPGHDKYFGYGQIDVYKALQAASGNSAPLQFWPQHVRQQMDNTMKKYTQ
- a CDS encoding PLP-dependent aminotransferase family protein, with product MSIPWSKMAQNTPSSVVRDMLQAAQAPGMISLAGGLPAQTSFPLEAIRVAYEKVFMSGAAALQYAETEGYRPLRAKIAERLESKGIPASPDHMLLTTGSQQSIDLVCRILLDPGDRVLVESPTYLAALQVIHSYQAESHGVTCDDHGMLPESLEEQLQLHRPKLVYINPTFSNPTGKVWSRERRQQAVDLCRKYGVLILEDDPYGEIRFNPEQLDVPALAELDAVSYDGPSNVIYTSTFSKTVAPGLRTGWILAAPDIVKMAARAKQGADLHSSSIDQRALHALLESFDLDAHIRHISEDYEQRMNTLTTLMAAKSWEGISWNSPQGGMFLWLQLPEGMLASNLFTYGIQEKVCIVPGDSFYAGTPELNRMRINFTHTDPELLPEAVERMDRAIQRWHASLTSDSVVTL
- a CDS encoding DUF1540 domain-containing protein; this translates as MSQDKPIVKCSVSNCNFWGENNFCQADAIMIDIDQHATRRLHEEFAGETFDSDHHDHARTSSATCCHTFKPK
- a CDS encoding YpuI family protein, whose translation is MSAANVQKTCESTREKLKPAIDRIEKFLNENALPELDQNQTEESTTFYKGFLSDLRHLLVFSEVSYEKLGVVLRRANFDVDFAEKALYNTYHQCVNSFFYPKNECYSEDGRYAYTGQDAIRFRDKPIRAVRDVILEISKTYEELRDDLAYYESDYLTQRRMQNQRNHA